The following are encoded together in the Flammeovirga agarivorans genome:
- a CDS encoding acetyl-CoA carboxylase biotin carboxyl carrier protein subunit — translation MLTIKTKSNDHSVIKDKQSLIIDNKKIKIDLNKTHQNVFQVFYNNKSFDIEILKSDPGYKHVELKINGKKVSLQALTKLDELLDQLGMNKGTVVAENIIKAPMPGKVIELLCKVGDSVATGDNLIILEAMKMENILKAPLSGTIKKITAKEGESVEKGSLLIEIEE, via the coding sequence ATGCTTACCATCAAAACTAAGTCGAATGATCATTCTGTAATCAAAGACAAACAATCCTTGATCATTGACAACAAAAAAATAAAAATTGACCTAAACAAAACACATCAAAATGTGTTTCAGGTCTTCTACAATAACAAGAGCTTCGACATAGAAATCCTAAAATCAGACCCTGGCTACAAACATGTTGAACTAAAAATCAATGGTAAAAAAGTATCACTCCAAGCACTAACAAAGCTTGATGAATTGTTAGATCAGTTAGGAATGAACAAAGGTACTGTTGTCGCTGAAAATATTATCAAAGCACCAATGCCAGGAAAAGTAATCGAACTTCTTTGTAAAGTTGGTGATTCAGTAGCAACTGGAGATAACTTGATCATTCTTGAAGCAATGAAAATGGAAAACATTCTTAAGGCTCCTTTAAGTGGCACAATCAAAAAGATCACAGCCAAAGAAGGAGAGTCTGTAGAAAAAGGTAGTTTGCTGATAGAAATTGAAGAATAA
- a CDS encoding 5-formyltetrahydrofolate cyclo-ligase: MKLEKAALRKEVIKKRLELSEQQVKSAEKYIAAAFWENTPEDVAVLHTYIPINNEASTLAIIDKALKLGWKVVVPKTLPGRKLKNLVLHSLEDLKEERFGTLIPNVEEEYTGTYDYVLVPGVAFSEELGRMGYGGGYYDTFLSQHSNSKKIGITYSLQMNDNLPLEEHDVKMDHLIIAPVNES, from the coding sequence TTGAAGTTAGAAAAAGCCGCACTAAGAAAAGAAGTAATAAAGAAAAGACTGGAGCTGTCTGAGCAACAAGTAAAGTCAGCTGAAAAATATATAGCAGCAGCATTTTGGGAGAATACTCCTGAGGATGTTGCTGTTTTGCATACATACATTCCTATTAATAATGAGGCTTCAACTTTAGCAATAATAGACAAAGCATTAAAGCTAGGTTGGAAAGTGGTAGTACCTAAAACTTTACCGGGGAGGAAATTAAAAAATCTAGTTTTACACAGCTTGGAAGATCTCAAAGAAGAACGTTTTGGGACATTAATACCCAATGTAGAAGAGGAGTATACGGGAACCTACGATTATGTATTGGTACCGGGTGTAGCTTTTTCTGAAGAATTAGGAAGAATGGGTTATGGTGGTGGATATTATGATACCTTTTTGAGTCAACATTCTAATAGTAAAAAAATTGGTATTACATATTCTTTACAGATGAATGATAATTTACCATTAGAAGAACATGATGTGAAGATGGATCACTTAATAATCGCTCCTGTAAACGAAAGTTGA
- a CDS encoding class I SAM-dependent methyltransferase, with the protein MTKSVFGHTLPQDKDPMGAGISSFFESKNDDLCVKVFSDFSEPDDIPVPLLFREEADMPEIEVLALDRCKGKILDVGAGAGSHAMALQKRGQDVTAMDISSLAVETMRKRGVNKVISGNIYDYDGPKFDTLLMLMNGIGLVGTLNGLADFLLKAKSFLNKGGQLVFDSSDIIHLFEDEDGSYLIDLTAEYYGQIQYWMEFKEVKGDKFDWLYVSYPVLEEYAATAGYNIELIHVGELNHYLVSLTLNDH; encoded by the coding sequence ATGACAAAGTCAGTTTTTGGACATACGTTACCTCAAGATAAAGACCCTATGGGTGCAGGTATTTCTTCCTTTTTTGAGAGTAAAAATGATGATTTATGTGTCAAAGTTTTTTCTGATTTTAGTGAGCCTGACGACATCCCTGTCCCCTTACTATTTCGAGAAGAAGCTGACATGCCAGAAATCGAGGTACTTGCATTAGATCGTTGTAAAGGTAAAATCTTAGATGTAGGTGCAGGAGCCGGTTCGCATGCTATGGCACTACAAAAAAGAGGACAAGATGTAACCGCCATGGACATTTCTTCGTTAGCAGTTGAAACCATGCGAAAAAGAGGTGTCAATAAAGTCATTTCAGGCAATATATATGACTACGATGGGCCAAAGTTCGATACGCTTTTAATGCTTATGAATGGTATTGGCTTAGTAGGTACCTTAAATGGTTTAGCGGACTTCTTATTAAAAGCAAAATCCTTTTTAAATAAAGGTGGACAACTTGTTTTTGACTCATCAGATATAATACATCTCTTTGAAGATGAAGATGGATCTTACTTAATAGATCTTACCGCCGAATATTACGGACAAATCCAATATTGGATGGAGTTCAAGGAAGTTAAAGGAGATAAATTTGATTGGCTTTATGTCAGCTATCCAGTACTGGAAGAGTATGCTGCTACCGCCGGTTACAATATAGAATTGATTCATGTCGGAGAGCTAAACCACTATCTTGTTTCTCTGACATTAAATGATCATTAA
- a CDS encoding phytase — protein MKTKGLILLASFVSLILTNCETSQKKYKDPREHDSAMKEAYQLQSTINYSIEADFETIPVAAGVMEDAADDPAFYYNSESPESSLIIGTDKKHGLYVYNLDGEVLRFYKVGQVNNVDIRQDVAVGEQKVNIVAASNEDTNGVSVFQLKGDSLITLNIENPLMSNKMDEVYGFCMYKNAENKVSLIANAKNGRIEVYALNLKEDLSGKLELTNTYQVASQPEGMVVDDVNNMLYIGEESNGIWKVNLLDSTSKLKLIASSKISNNKNIEADIEGIALYKTSKDTGYLVASSQGNFSYALFSIEDERYITSFKIVDGPMVDGVEETDGLEVCNKPIGSNFPTGALIVQDGFNYDGDSLKAQNFKVISWEKIQTIIDHQNSGL, from the coding sequence ATGAAAACAAAAGGACTTATACTATTAGCATCGTTTGTATCATTAATACTGACGAACTGTGAGACATCACAAAAGAAATATAAAGATCCGAGAGAACATGATAGTGCTATGAAAGAAGCCTATCAGTTACAATCTACTATCAACTATTCAATAGAAGCTGACTTTGAAACTATTCCAGTTGCAGCAGGTGTTATGGAAGATGCTGCCGATGATCCAGCATTTTATTATAACTCAGAATCTCCCGAATCATCTTTAATCATTGGTACAGATAAAAAGCATGGACTTTATGTATACAATTTAGATGGTGAGGTGTTGCGTTTTTATAAAGTAGGTCAGGTAAATAATGTAGATATCCGCCAAGATGTAGCAGTTGGAGAACAAAAAGTAAATATTGTAGCCGCATCTAATGAAGATACTAATGGAGTATCTGTTTTTCAATTAAAGGGTGACTCCTTAATCACTTTGAATATAGAGAATCCGTTAATGTCAAATAAAATGGATGAGGTATATGGTTTCTGTATGTATAAAAATGCAGAGAATAAAGTGAGTTTGATCGCTAATGCAAAGAATGGTCGCATTGAAGTATACGCATTAAACTTGAAAGAAGACTTATCAGGTAAGTTAGAACTAACAAATACATACCAAGTAGCTTCTCAACCAGAAGGAATGGTGGTAGATGACGTAAACAATATGCTATATATTGGCGAAGAGTCTAATGGTATTTGGAAAGTAAACCTATTGGATAGTACAAGTAAATTAAAGTTGATAGCCTCTTCTAAAATATCTAATAATAAAAATATAGAAGCTGATATTGAGGGAATTGCATTGTATAAAACTTCGAAGGATACTGGGTATCTAGTAGCATCGAGCCAAGGAAACTTTTCTTATGCTTTATTCTCTATTGAGGATGAAAGATATATCACAAGCTTTAAAATTGTTGATGGCCCAATGGTAGATGGAGTAGAGGAAACAGATGGCTTAGAAGTATGTAACAAGCCTATCGGTTCAAATTTTCCAACTGGAGCTCTAATTGTTCAAGATGGGTTTAACTACGATGGAGATTCGTTAAAAGCACAAAACTTCAAGGTGATTTCTTGGGAAAAAATTCAAACCATTATTGATCACCAGAATTCAGGTTTATAA
- a CDS encoding outer membrane beta-barrel protein has translation MVKNKYLRLSIVLSLLLVCPLTLYSQTENQQNTSTGTQYTIQQQQEPTQQTPVEQPVYRKPKRENEWGIFMGPSWSIPVGTVPQVNTQVTYANERARARTGFDIGVKFNFFLSNDVSIEFDVLYTSSGKNIEYSGFYHELGYSDESVTFKESLGYFTFPIYANYYLTDNFYIKGGLYGAALTNATRREGGIWGDHTDVSYLYKGGDFGVSAGLGASMRVFFIEWRYNRGLIDISFDDDKLYNQTVQLLVGFKFGG, from the coding sequence ATGGTCAAGAACAAATACCTGCGATTGAGTATTGTATTATCCTTACTTTTGGTATGCCCTTTAACTCTTTATTCTCAAACTGAGAACCAACAAAATACGAGTACTGGTACCCAGTATACAATTCAGCAACAACAAGAACCTACTCAGCAAACTCCTGTAGAACAACCTGTTTATAGAAAACCCAAAAGGGAAAATGAATGGGGTATCTTTATGGGGCCATCTTGGTCTATTCCAGTAGGGACAGTACCTCAGGTGAACACTCAAGTCACTTATGCTAATGAAAGAGCAAGAGCAAGAACGGGTTTTGATATTGGAGTAAAGTTCAACTTTTTCCTATCAAATGATGTATCTATAGAGTTTGATGTATTGTATACTTCATCAGGAAAAAATATTGAATACTCTGGGTTTTATCATGAATTAGGGTACTCAGATGAGTCTGTTACTTTTAAGGAGTCATTAGGTTATTTTACCTTCCCTATTTATGCGAACTACTACCTGACTGATAACTTCTACATAAAAGGTGGTTTATATGGTGCTGCTCTTACAAATGCTACAAGAAGAGAAGGAGGCATTTGGGGTGACCATACGGATGTAAGTTATTTATACAAAGGTGGAGACTTTGGTGTAAGTGCCGGATTAGGTGCTTCCATGAGAGTGTTTTTTATTGAATGGAGGTACAATAGAGGATTAATTGATATCTCATTCGATGATGATAAATTATACAATCAGACGGTTCAATTATTAGTAGGTTTTAAATTCGGTGGGTAA
- the tgt gene encoding tRNA guanosine(34) transglycosylase Tgt, which yields MGLTFEVKHKNPQTKARAGKITTAHGEIKTPIFMPVGTVGTVKAVHQRELKEDINAEIILGNTYHLYLRPGTEILEKAGGLHKFNGWDRPILTDSGGYQVFSLANNRKIKEEGVTFRSHIDGSKHLFTPEKVMDIERSIGADIIMAFDECPPYPSDYTYAKNSMHLTHRWLQRCVDRLNETEPLYGYHQALFPIVQGSTYRDLRTQSAETIASHNCEGNAIGGLSVGEPAEMMYEHTELVCSILPEDKPRYLMGVGTPANILENIALGVDMFDCVMPTRQARHGMVFTTQGIINLKNKKWEDDFSPLDPGLEGYSSSFYTKAYLRHLFKAGEALGGMAASVHNLSFYLWLVREARQHIIDGDFREWKNAIIPTLMQRL from the coding sequence ATGGGTTTAACATTTGAAGTAAAGCATAAAAATCCTCAAACGAAGGCTCGAGCAGGCAAAATCACCACAGCACACGGTGAGATAAAAACGCCTATTTTTATGCCTGTAGGTACTGTTGGTACCGTAAAAGCAGTTCATCAAAGAGAACTGAAAGAAGACATCAATGCAGAAATTATTCTTGGTAATACATATCACTTGTACTTAAGACCAGGTACTGAAATTTTAGAAAAGGCAGGCGGCCTTCATAAATTCAATGGCTGGGATAGACCAATTCTTACAGACAGTGGTGGATATCAGGTTTTTTCTTTAGCAAATAATAGAAAAATCAAAGAAGAAGGAGTAACATTCAGATCACATATTGATGGTTCGAAGCATTTATTTACACCTGAAAAAGTAATGGATATTGAACGCTCTATTGGCGCCGATATCATTATGGCTTTTGATGAATGTCCTCCATACCCTTCTGATTATACGTATGCGAAAAACTCTATGCACTTAACACACCGTTGGTTACAAAGATGTGTAGATAGATTAAATGAAACTGAGCCCTTATATGGCTACCATCAAGCATTATTCCCTATTGTTCAAGGATCTACATATAGAGATTTGAGAACACAATCGGCCGAAACTATTGCATCACATAACTGTGAAGGTAATGCTATCGGTGGTTTGTCTGTAGGTGAACCAGCTGAAATGATGTACGAACATACTGAACTTGTTTGTAGCATCTTACCAGAGGATAAACCTAGATATTTAATGGGTGTAGGTACTCCTGCAAACATCCTTGAGAATATCGCTCTAGGTGTAGATATGTTTGATTGTGTAATGCCAACAAGACAAGCACGTCATGGTATGGTATTTACAACACAAGGTATCATCAACCTTAAAAACAAGAAATGGGAAGATGACTTCTCTCCTCTTGATCCAGGATTAGAAGGTTATTCTAGTAGTTTCTATACCAAAGCTTATTTAAGACACCTATTTAAAGCAGGTGAAGCTTTAGGTGGTATGGCTGCAAGTGTACATAACCTTTCTTTCTACTTATGGTTAGTTAGGGAAGCAAGACAACATATTATTGATGGTGACTTCAGAGAGTGGAAAAATGCCATCATTCCAACATTAATGCAACGTTTGTAA
- a CDS encoding MATE family efflux transporter: protein MRKILNKYSAHYQDTLKIALPVVISQIGQNLTNILDNVMVGHYDTVSLAGAGFANSLFAIFLVFGIGFAVGVTPLVGKAHGQKNYKEMGSLFKNSIVVNAIFTLVILSVLLGLTTMMDFMGQPPEVVQVARPYLLINTFSLIPMMVFFTAKQFAEGVKYTKAAMYFTLIANIVNVVINYILIYGNFGAPEMGLLGAGIGTFVSRLVIGIGMMMYVFRNKSFQLFLSGFAEAKVKSSKLIEQLKMSLPIGLQSLMEVGAFGVGSMIIGTVGTNPMAAHQIVMSMISLTFMMVSGVASAVAVRVSNFYGQDDWEEARNAGFTGLVFAMFAMAISAITFASFNHFLPSLYTSDPEVIKFAASMLLFAALFQLSDGAQVIMTGALRGISEVKMPTLICFISYWVVALPMGYILTTSTDWSFLGVWIGLTSGLTLSAGLLFARFTWKTKHEIERRIEIKREVVNA, encoded by the coding sequence ATGCGTAAGATTTTAAATAAATACTCTGCTCATTATCAGGATACTCTGAAGATTGCATTACCAGTGGTTATCTCCCAAATTGGTCAAAACCTGACAAATATTTTGGATAACGTAATGGTTGGGCACTATGACACCGTGTCTTTGGCAGGAGCAGGTTTTGCTAACAGTTTATTTGCCATTTTCCTAGTTTTTGGGATTGGATTTGCTGTTGGTGTAACTCCTTTAGTTGGTAAGGCTCACGGTCAGAAAAACTATAAGGAAATGGGTAGTTTGTTTAAAAACTCCATTGTAGTGAATGCCATTTTTACATTGGTAATCCTTTCTGTTCTTTTAGGGCTAACAACAATGATGGATTTTATGGGACAACCACCAGAAGTTGTACAAGTAGCTCGTCCATATTTATTGATCAATACTTTTTCGTTAATTCCGATGATGGTATTCTTCACTGCTAAACAATTTGCAGAAGGAGTGAAGTACACAAAAGCAGCAATGTATTTTACATTGATCGCTAATATTGTCAATGTTGTGATCAACTATATCCTTATCTATGGAAACTTCGGTGCACCTGAAATGGGATTGTTAGGAGCAGGTATTGGTACTTTTGTTTCGAGATTAGTAATTGGTATAGGAATGATGATGTATGTATTTAGAAATAAATCATTCCAATTATTCTTAAGTGGTTTCGCAGAAGCTAAAGTAAAATCTTCTAAACTGATAGAACAATTAAAGATGAGTTTGCCTATCGGCTTACAATCCTTAATGGAGGTTGGAGCATTTGGTGTTGGTTCAATGATCATTGGAACGGTAGGAACAAACCCTATGGCAGCACATCAAATTGTAATGAGTATGATCTCATTGACGTTTATGATGGTAAGTGGAGTGGCTTCAGCAGTGGCTGTGAGAGTGAGTAACTTTTATGGACAGGATGACTGGGAAGAGGCAAGAAATGCAGGGTTTACTGGTTTAGTATTCGCTATGTTTGCTATGGCAATTTCTGCGATAACCTTTGCTTCCTTTAATCACTTCTTACCTTCATTGTATACATCAGATCCAGAGGTAATTAAATTTGCTGCGTCTATGTTGTTGTTTGCGGCATTATTCCAACTTTCGGATGGAGCACAAGTGATTATGACAGGAGCATTAAGAGGAATTTCAGAAGTGAAAATGCCAACATTGATCTGTTTTATTTCTTATTGGGTAGTAGCTCTTCCAATGGGATATATTTTAACGACAAGTACAGATTGGAGCTTCTTAGGAGTATGGATAGGTTTAACTTCAGGACTGACATTGTCTGCCGGATTATTGTTTGCTAGATTTACATGGAAAACAAAACATGAAATAGAACGTCGCATTGAGATAAAACGCGAGGTGGTAAACGCATAA
- a CDS encoding DUF6909 family protein, with amino-acid sequence MIELTRAQASRTAIERMYVVMRHLFIRGYYKPGGASGHAIMQDLLILQPEIYGSMADPQKVDLNGLVYVFDRLPKGIEETRFIKLTSEEGYEKSSFTKIIPQARRRNCYRIDEEQMFIEITRGRSEIYDILTHLTFIYIEAQKIREHAQDDKGRPLREWLQLEEIVLGEEEMSAHNEEVAFTYLATLLGQTYEETRNAHQRFLKNSSKNNGLFHIVYWMGKLAMDEINEDRSRVISFSPTLRERIGHHIYGDRWATRIKRVLLQNGLLQRPIHIISANLHSVMNTFYAQDAVGQKNKKEDFLSLMKTVSQPENGHLREKISVIAHERGMIQISEESGTNISVQIFDTKKLSKNDLPKELGVKSDFNSDDAPVIVVMDYAFGEQAFETMDELLKPYTTESENINLDVRSISIMGKAGILKGNKGDIMIPNAHVFEGTADNYPFKNDLTDEDFKDVKDLNIVAGPMISVLGTSLQNKDILRYFKDSSWGAIGLEMEGAHYQKAIQGASKIRNNISSDVKIRYAYYASDNPLITGSTLANGSLGLTGVRPTYAITLKIIQKILSE; translated from the coding sequence ATGATCGAATTAACAAGAGCACAGGCATCGAGAACAGCCATCGAAAGAATGTACGTAGTAATGAGACACCTATTTATCAGAGGCTATTACAAGCCAGGTGGTGCTTCAGGACATGCCATCATGCAAGATCTTCTGATCTTACAACCGGAAATCTACGGATCTATGGCTGACCCTCAAAAGGTCGATTTAAATGGCCTAGTCTATGTTTTTGACAGACTTCCAAAAGGAATTGAAGAAACGCGATTTATTAAACTGACTTCTGAAGAAGGTTATGAAAAATCTTCTTTTACAAAGATAATTCCTCAAGCAAGACGTCGAAATTGCTATAGAATTGACGAAGAGCAAATGTTTATTGAAATCACAAGAGGTAGAAGTGAAATCTATGACATTCTTACCCACTTGACTTTCATCTACATTGAAGCTCAGAAAATTAGAGAACACGCCCAAGATGACAAAGGCAGACCATTAAGAGAATGGTTGCAGTTAGAAGAAATTGTACTTGGTGAAGAAGAAATGAGTGCACACAATGAAGAAGTTGCATTTACTTATCTTGCTACATTACTAGGTCAGACCTATGAGGAGACTAGGAATGCTCACCAAAGATTCTTGAAAAACAGTTCAAAAAACAACGGCCTTTTCCATATTGTCTATTGGATGGGTAAGCTAGCGATGGACGAAATAAACGAAGACCGTTCTAGAGTAATTAGCTTCTCTCCTACTTTAAGAGAGCGTATCGGCCACCACATTTATGGAGACCGTTGGGCAACTAGAATCAAGAGAGTTCTTCTACAAAACGGCCTATTACAACGACCTATTCACATTATCAGTGCCAACCTACATAGTGTAATGAATACATTCTACGCACAAGATGCAGTTGGTCAGAAAAATAAAAAAGAAGACTTCTTATCCTTAATGAAGACGGTAAGTCAACCAGAAAATGGTCACTTAAGGGAAAAAATCAGTGTTATTGCACACGAAAGAGGCATGATTCAGATCTCAGAAGAGTCTGGAACAAATATCTCCGTACAGATCTTTGACACTAAGAAGTTATCTAAAAATGATCTTCCAAAAGAACTAGGAGTAAAATCAGACTTCAATTCTGATGATGCACCTGTAATTGTTGTAATGGATTATGCATTCGGTGAACAAGCTTTCGAGACTATGGATGAATTACTGAAACCATATACTACTGAAAGTGAGAATATCAACCTGGATGTCCGTTCGATCTCAATTATGGGTAAAGCCGGAATTCTTAAAGGGAATAAAGGGGATATCATGATACCAAATGCTCATGTATTTGAAGGTACAGCAGACAACTACCCTTTCAAGAATGATCTTACTGATGAAGATTTCAAGGATGTAAAAGACTTGAATATTGTTGCAGGGCCTATGATTTCGGTACTGGGAACTTCTCTACAGAATAAAGATATCTTAAGATACTTCAAAGATTCATCATGGGGAGCCATCGGTCTTGAAATGGAAGGTGCACACTACCAAAAGGCAATTCAAGGGGCATCAAAAATTAGAAATAATATCAGTAGTGATGTAAAAATTCGCTATGCATATTACGCTTCTGACAACCCTTTAATAACAGGTAGTACACTAGCCAATGGCAGTTTAGGTTTAACAGGTGTAAGACCAACCTATGCGATTACATTAAAAATCATTCAAAAGATATTATCTGAATAG
- a CDS encoding bifunctional UDP-N-acetylmuramoyl-tripeptide:D-alanyl-D-alanine ligase/alanine racemase — MTQSSTQIDFNTDFWNAKYLLIDSRLLTAPSQTIFFALNGRKREGTDFIEDLYNKGVRKFVVTDAFEHGYKYKEASFIYCDDTLKKLQEVTTFHRQKFKSLPVISITGSNAKTIVKEWLYTLLDADYNVVKSPKSYNSQIGVPLSVWQINKKHTLGIFEAGISQPNEMKNLADIISPTIGLFTNIGSAHDKQFDSLEQKVKEKGLLFDHCKDIIYCKDHELIDHEMQLKNGNKITWGKATDATLQIIEHTAHKVLIKEKSNSHELTIPFSDAASFENAMHCVTVMYHLGYSFEEIDARINRLKSIPMRLERKEGINNTVLINDFYNNDLGGLQIALGFMGQNQEQLPRTLILSDLLQGKDNNDALYQKVNELCEEYDIQRFIGIGEHLNKSQNNIKVENKEFYKTTAALRNAIKKGTLVFSKEMILLKGARKFEFEKVAVLLQRKIHSTQLEINLDAVVHNLMFYRSLLKPKTKIMVMVKALGYGSGKHELAHTLQYHLVDYLGVAFADEGVELRENGIRTPIMVLTPSPDSFETMRMHDLEPEIYNIEMLQALEDYLSEDANEKPFAIQLNFDTGMHRLGFNEDEMDLLFNTLNRIKNKIKVTGVFTHLAGADEDIHDQYSKNQIALFKKMTKQLEAQLGYSVIKHCLNSAGIVRYPDAQMNMVRLGIGLHGVEVNDLKQEDLQPVSTLKTVIAQIKHMKPGETVGYGRKGVVEQKEKKIATIGIGYADGFNRKFSNGIGKVIVNGKQAPVIGNVCMDMTMIDITGMKAEVGDEVVIFGKERPITQLAKDIETIPYEILTSVSSRVKRVYYMEG, encoded by the coding sequence ATGACTCAATCATCTACACAAATAGATTTTAACACCGATTTTTGGAATGCAAAATATTTACTGATTGATAGTAGACTATTAACTGCACCAAGTCAGACCATCTTTTTTGCCTTAAATGGCAGGAAAAGAGAAGGCACTGATTTCATAGAAGACCTTTATAACAAAGGTGTTAGAAAATTTGTGGTGACAGATGCATTTGAGCATGGTTATAAATACAAAGAAGCCAGTTTCATCTATTGTGATGATACTTTAAAGAAACTACAGGAAGTAACTACTTTTCACAGACAAAAGTTTAAATCACTCCCTGTAATAAGTATCACAGGATCCAACGCAAAAACTATCGTAAAAGAATGGTTATATACTCTTCTTGATGCCGATTATAATGTGGTTAAAAGTCCAAAGAGTTATAATTCACAAATTGGAGTTCCTTTGTCCGTATGGCAAATCAATAAGAAACATACATTAGGAATCTTTGAAGCAGGAATTTCTCAGCCTAATGAGATGAAAAATTTAGCTGATATTATTTCCCCTACGATTGGTCTTTTTACAAATATAGGCTCAGCACATGACAAACAATTTGACAGTCTTGAACAAAAAGTAAAAGAAAAAGGATTACTATTCGATCATTGTAAGGATATTATTTACTGCAAAGACCATGAACTTATTGATCATGAAATGCAGTTAAAGAACGGAAATAAAATTACTTGGGGTAAAGCCACAGATGCCACATTACAAATAATTGAACACACAGCTCACAAAGTGCTTATTAAAGAGAAAAGCAACTCGCATGAGCTTACTATCCCTTTCTCTGATGCAGCATCCTTTGAAAATGCAATGCATTGTGTCACTGTAATGTATCACTTGGGATATTCTTTTGAAGAAATTGACGCAAGAATCAATCGACTTAAAAGCATTCCAATGCGCCTTGAAAGGAAGGAAGGCATTAATAACACCGTTCTCATCAATGATTTTTATAATAATGACTTAGGAGGTTTGCAGATCGCCTTGGGCTTTATGGGACAAAATCAAGAGCAGTTACCAAGAACATTAATTTTATCTGACTTACTACAAGGAAAAGATAATAATGATGCTCTCTACCAAAAAGTAAATGAACTTTGTGAGGAATATGATATTCAGAGGTTCATTGGTATTGGTGAACATTTGAATAAGTCACAAAATAACATCAAAGTTGAGAACAAAGAATTTTACAAGACAACAGCAGCATTAAGAAATGCTATAAAAAAGGGGACACTAGTTTTTTCTAAAGAAATGATCCTTTTAAAAGGTGCCCGTAAATTTGAATTTGAAAAAGTTGCCGTATTACTTCAAAGGAAAATCCACAGTACTCAATTAGAAATTAATCTGGATGCCGTAGTTCATAATTTAATGTTCTATCGCTCTTTATTAAAACCCAAAACCAAAATTATGGTAATGGTTAAAGCGTTGGGCTATGGTAGTGGAAAACACGAACTAGCACACACTTTACAATACCACCTTGTAGATTACTTAGGTGTAGCATTTGCCGATGAAGGTGTCGAATTAAGAGAAAATGGGATCCGTACTCCTATTATGGTATTAACACCATCGCCAGATTCTTTTGAAACCATGCGAATGCATGACCTTGAGCCAGAGATTTATAATATCGAAATGCTTCAAGCTTTAGAAGATTACCTTTCTGAAGATGCTAATGAAAAACCATTTGCCATTCAGCTTAATTTTGACACGGGTATGCACCGTCTTGGATTCAATGAAGATGAAATGGATTTACTATTCAACACCTTAAATCGCATCAAAAATAAAATTAAGGTAACTGGAGTATTTACTCATTTGGCCGGTGCAGATGAAGATATTCATGATCAGTATTCAAAAAATCAAATTGCTTTATTTAAGAAAATGACAAAGCAATTGGAAGCTCAATTGGGGTATTCCGTTATAAAGCATTGCTTAAATTCAGCAGGAATAGTACGCTACCCAGATGCTCAAATGAATATGGTTAGACTTGGCATCGGCCTGCATGGAGTTGAAGTAAACGACCTCAAACAAGAAGACCTCCAACCAGTGTCTACACTTAAAACTGTCATTGCTCAGATTAAACATATGAAACCTGGGGAAACAGTAGGTTATGGACGCAAAGGTGTAGTCGAACAAAAAGAAAAGAAAATTGCGACTATAGGGATAGGCTATGCAGATGGATTTAACAGGAAATTCAGCAATGGAATCGGAAAAGTAATCGTCAACGGTAAGCAAGCTCCTGTAATTGGCAATGTATGTATGGATATGACTATGATAGACATTACAGGAATGAAAGCTGAAGTAGGTGATGAAGTGGTTATCTTTGGAAAAGAAAGACCTATTACTCAGTTAGCAAAAGATATTGAAACCATACCTTATGAAATTCTCACTTCAGTCAGTTCGAGAGTGAAGAGAGTCTACTATATGGAAGGTTAA
- a CDS encoding Dabb family protein: protein MYKHIVLWKLQEEAQGNSKSVNAGLVKEKVEGLKQFIPEIEDLDVGINIGDYGASFFDVGMYITFQSKEDFLKYITYKEHDEVVTFIQSVMSAEEIVDFES, encoded by the coding sequence ATGTATAAGCACATTGTTTTGTGGAAGCTTCAAGAAGAAGCTCAAGGAAATTCTAAATCTGTTAATGCTGGTTTAGTGAAAGAAAAAGTTGAAGGGTTAAAACAGTTTATCCCTGAAATCGAAGACTTAGATGTGGGAATTAACATTGGGGATTATGGAGCATCATTCTTTGATGTCGGGATGTATATTACATTTCAATCAAAAGAAGACTTCTTAAAATATATCACTTATAAAGAACATGATGAAGTTGTTACTTTCATACAGAGTGTAATGTCCGCAGAAGAGATAGTGGACTTTGAAAGCTAA